One stretch of Camelus bactrianus isolate YW-2024 breed Bactrian camel chromosome 21, ASM4877302v1, whole genome shotgun sequence DNA includes these proteins:
- the SPATA2L gene encoding spermatogenesis-associated protein 2-like protein isoform X3, protein MGRLSWRSRSPGKGVLMGSSSLSEDYRLCLERELRRGRAGVCGDPSLRAVLWQILVEDFDLHGALQDDALALLTDGLWGRADLAPALRGLARAFELLELAAVHLYLLPWRKEFTTIKTFSGGYVHVLKGALSEDLLIQSFQKMGYVRGDNHRLMVAAPPPACQLVQVALGCFALRLECEILSEVLAQLGTSVLPAEELLQARRASADVASCVARLQQRLAREEEPPPLPPRGSPTVYQAQLDLYRDLQEDQGSEEASLYGGPSPGLDSPSSELTYRPLFWEQSAKLWGAGSEAWEPAEASSPPYGPLEEEEELEPEAFSFLSLRQELLSQPRDAMTPESPRSPEQTSPPRVHRPVPEPPGYQAHSCLAPGTLPILCCDTCHQLHAAHCPALPACRPCHVLRVLRGDTQRRLWLQRAQVDTLLYEGPGARP, encoded by the exons ATGGGGAGACTCAGCTGGCGCAGCAGGTCTCCAGGGAAGGGGGTGCT GATGGGCAGCAGCTCGCTGTCCGAGGACTACCGCCTGTGCCTGGAGCGCGAACTGCGGCGCGGCCGCGCGGGCGTGTGCGGGGACCCATCACTGCGCGCCGTGCTCTGGCAGATCCTGGTGGAAGACTTCGACTTGCACGGGGCGCTGCAGGATGACGCGCTGGCACTGCTCACCGATGGCCTGTGGGGCCGCGCTGACCTGGCCCCCGCGCTGCGCGGCCTGGCCCGCGCCTTTGAGCTGCTGGAGTTGGCCGCAGTCCACCTGTATCTGCTGCCCTGGAGGAAGGAGTTCACCACCATCAAG ACCTTCTCAGGGGGCTACGTGCACGTGCTGAAGGGTGCACTCTCGGAGGACCTCCTCATCCAGAGCTTCCAGAAGATGGGCTACGTGCGTGGGGACAACCACCGCCTCATGgtggccgccccgccccctgcctgCCAGCTGGTCCAAGTGGCCCTGGGCTGCTTCGCCCTGCGGCTGGAATGCGAGATCCTCAGTGAGGTGCTGGCACAGCTGGGCACCAGCGTGCTTCCGGCTGAGGAACTGCTGCAGGCTCGGCGGGCCAGTGCGGACGTGGCCTCCTGTGTGGCCCGGCTGCAGCAGCGACTGGCCCGGGAGGAGGAGCCACCGCCCCTGCCCCCCCGAGGCTCCCCGACTGTGTACCAGGCCCAGCTGGACCTGTACCGGGACCTGCAGGAAGACCAGGGCTCGGAGGAGGCCAGCCTGTATGGGGGGCCCTCACCAGGCCTGGACTCACCCAGCTCAGAGCTGACCTACCGGCCTCTGTTCTGGGAGCAGAGCGCCAAACTCTGGGGGGCAGGGAGCGAGGCCTGGGAGCCAGCGGAGGCCAGCAGCCCGCCCTATGGGcccttggaggaggaggaggagctggagcctgaggccttctccttcctctcactGCGCCAAGAGCTGCTGAGTCAGCCCAGAGATGCAATGACTCCCGAgagccccaggagccctgagCAGACCAGCCCCCCACGTGTGCACAGGCCTGTCCCCGAGCCCCCAGGCTACCAGGCTCACAGCTGCCTAGCCCCTGGCACCCTGCCCATTCTCTGCTGTGACACATGCCATCAGCTGCATGCTGCCCACtgtcctgccctgcctgcctgccgccCATGCCATGTGCTGCGTGTACTACGTGGGGACACCCAGCGGCGCCTGTGGCTGCAGCGAGCACAGGTGGACACCCTGCTCTACGAGGGCCCTGGGGCCCGGCCATAG
- the SPATA2L gene encoding spermatogenesis-associated protein 2-like protein isoform X4, which translates to MGRLSWRSRMGSSSLSEDYRLCLERELRRGRAGVCGDPSLRAVLWQILVEDFDLHGALQDDALALLTDGLWGRADLAPALRGLARAFELLELAAVHLYLLPWRKEFTTIKTFSGGYVHVLKGALSEDLLIQSFQKMGYVRGDNHRLMVAAPPPACQLVQVALGCFALRLECEILSEVLAQLGTSVLPAEELLQARRASADVASCVARLQQRLAREEEPPPLPPRGSPTVYQAQLDLYRDLQEDQGSEEASLYGGPSPGLDSPSSELTYRPLFWEQSAKLWGAGSEAWEPAEASSPPYGPLEEEEELEPEAFSFLSLRQELLSQPRDAMTPESPRSPEQTSPPRVHRPVPEPPGYQAHSCLAPGTLPILCCDTCHQLHAAHCPALPACRPCHVLRVLRGDTQRRLWLQRAQVDTLLYEGPGARP; encoded by the exons ATGGGGAGACTCAGCTGGCGCAGCAG GATGGGCAGCAGCTCGCTGTCCGAGGACTACCGCCTGTGCCTGGAGCGCGAACTGCGGCGCGGCCGCGCGGGCGTGTGCGGGGACCCATCACTGCGCGCCGTGCTCTGGCAGATCCTGGTGGAAGACTTCGACTTGCACGGGGCGCTGCAGGATGACGCGCTGGCACTGCTCACCGATGGCCTGTGGGGCCGCGCTGACCTGGCCCCCGCGCTGCGCGGCCTGGCCCGCGCCTTTGAGCTGCTGGAGTTGGCCGCAGTCCACCTGTATCTGCTGCCCTGGAGGAAGGAGTTCACCACCATCAAG ACCTTCTCAGGGGGCTACGTGCACGTGCTGAAGGGTGCACTCTCGGAGGACCTCCTCATCCAGAGCTTCCAGAAGATGGGCTACGTGCGTGGGGACAACCACCGCCTCATGgtggccgccccgccccctgcctgCCAGCTGGTCCAAGTGGCCCTGGGCTGCTTCGCCCTGCGGCTGGAATGCGAGATCCTCAGTGAGGTGCTGGCACAGCTGGGCACCAGCGTGCTTCCGGCTGAGGAACTGCTGCAGGCTCGGCGGGCCAGTGCGGACGTGGCCTCCTGTGTGGCCCGGCTGCAGCAGCGACTGGCCCGGGAGGAGGAGCCACCGCCCCTGCCCCCCCGAGGCTCCCCGACTGTGTACCAGGCCCAGCTGGACCTGTACCGGGACCTGCAGGAAGACCAGGGCTCGGAGGAGGCCAGCCTGTATGGGGGGCCCTCACCAGGCCTGGACTCACCCAGCTCAGAGCTGACCTACCGGCCTCTGTTCTGGGAGCAGAGCGCCAAACTCTGGGGGGCAGGGAGCGAGGCCTGGGAGCCAGCGGAGGCCAGCAGCCCGCCCTATGGGcccttggaggaggaggaggagctggagcctgaggccttctccttcctctcactGCGCCAAGAGCTGCTGAGTCAGCCCAGAGATGCAATGACTCCCGAgagccccaggagccctgagCAGACCAGCCCCCCACGTGTGCACAGGCCTGTCCCCGAGCCCCCAGGCTACCAGGCTCACAGCTGCCTAGCCCCTGGCACCCTGCCCATTCTCTGCTGTGACACATGCCATCAGCTGCATGCTGCCCACtgtcctgccctgcctgcctgccgccCATGCCATGTGCTGCGTGTACTACGTGGGGACACCCAGCGGCGCCTGTGGCTGCAGCGAGCACAGGTGGACACCCTGCTCTACGAGGGCCCTGGGGCCCGGCCATAG
- the SPATA2L gene encoding spermatogenesis-associated protein 2-like protein isoform X5: MGMSRMGSSSLSEDYRLCLERELRRGRAGVCGDPSLRAVLWQILVEDFDLHGALQDDALALLTDGLWGRADLAPALRGLARAFELLELAAVHLYLLPWRKEFTTIKTFSGGYVHVLKGALSEDLLIQSFQKMGYVRGDNHRLMVAAPPPACQLVQVALGCFALRLECEILSEVLAQLGTSVLPAEELLQARRASADVASCVARLQQRLAREEEPPPLPPRGSPTVYQAQLDLYRDLQEDQGSEEASLYGGPSPGLDSPSSELTYRPLFWEQSAKLWGAGSEAWEPAEASSPPYGPLEEEEELEPEAFSFLSLRQELLSQPRDAMTPESPRSPEQTSPPRVHRPVPEPPGYQAHSCLAPGTLPILCCDTCHQLHAAHCPALPACRPCHVLRVLRGDTQRRLWLQRAQVDTLLYEGPGARP, translated from the exons ATGGGGATGAGTAG GATGGGCAGCAGCTCGCTGTCCGAGGACTACCGCCTGTGCCTGGAGCGCGAACTGCGGCGCGGCCGCGCGGGCGTGTGCGGGGACCCATCACTGCGCGCCGTGCTCTGGCAGATCCTGGTGGAAGACTTCGACTTGCACGGGGCGCTGCAGGATGACGCGCTGGCACTGCTCACCGATGGCCTGTGGGGCCGCGCTGACCTGGCCCCCGCGCTGCGCGGCCTGGCCCGCGCCTTTGAGCTGCTGGAGTTGGCCGCAGTCCACCTGTATCTGCTGCCCTGGAGGAAGGAGTTCACCACCATCAAG ACCTTCTCAGGGGGCTACGTGCACGTGCTGAAGGGTGCACTCTCGGAGGACCTCCTCATCCAGAGCTTCCAGAAGATGGGCTACGTGCGTGGGGACAACCACCGCCTCATGgtggccgccccgccccctgcctgCCAGCTGGTCCAAGTGGCCCTGGGCTGCTTCGCCCTGCGGCTGGAATGCGAGATCCTCAGTGAGGTGCTGGCACAGCTGGGCACCAGCGTGCTTCCGGCTGAGGAACTGCTGCAGGCTCGGCGGGCCAGTGCGGACGTGGCCTCCTGTGTGGCCCGGCTGCAGCAGCGACTGGCCCGGGAGGAGGAGCCACCGCCCCTGCCCCCCCGAGGCTCCCCGACTGTGTACCAGGCCCAGCTGGACCTGTACCGGGACCTGCAGGAAGACCAGGGCTCGGAGGAGGCCAGCCTGTATGGGGGGCCCTCACCAGGCCTGGACTCACCCAGCTCAGAGCTGACCTACCGGCCTCTGTTCTGGGAGCAGAGCGCCAAACTCTGGGGGGCAGGGAGCGAGGCCTGGGAGCCAGCGGAGGCCAGCAGCCCGCCCTATGGGcccttggaggaggaggaggagctggagcctgaggccttctccttcctctcactGCGCCAAGAGCTGCTGAGTCAGCCCAGAGATGCAATGACTCCCGAgagccccaggagccctgagCAGACCAGCCCCCCACGTGTGCACAGGCCTGTCCCCGAGCCCCCAGGCTACCAGGCTCACAGCTGCCTAGCCCCTGGCACCCTGCCCATTCTCTGCTGTGACACATGCCATCAGCTGCATGCTGCCCACtgtcctgccctgcctgcctgccgccCATGCCATGTGCTGCGTGTACTACGTGGGGACACCCAGCGGCGCCTGTGGCTGCAGCGAGCACAGGTGGACACCCTGCTCTACGAGGGCCCTGGGGCCCGGCCATAG
- the SPATA2L gene encoding spermatogenesis-associated protein 2-like protein isoform X1 encodes MGSPAPPGDAPPRQRSPRPAAGPGTHIPAAWRSRRPRSGGLRPRQKSTSVPAPRRTGCWDRAIYPVLAVCLRSSAPWGDGRRRDRWPYRMGSSSLSEDYRLCLERELRRGRAGVCGDPSLRAVLWQILVEDFDLHGALQDDALALLTDGLWGRADLAPALRGLARAFELLELAAVHLYLLPWRKEFTTIKTFSGGYVHVLKGALSEDLLIQSFQKMGYVRGDNHRLMVAAPPPACQLVQVALGCFALRLECEILSEVLAQLGTSVLPAEELLQARRASADVASCVARLQQRLAREEEPPPLPPRGSPTVYQAQLDLYRDLQEDQGSEEASLYGGPSPGLDSPSSELTYRPLFWEQSAKLWGAGSEAWEPAEASSPPYGPLEEEEELEPEAFSFLSLRQELLSQPRDAMTPESPRSPEQTSPPRVHRPVPEPPGYQAHSCLAPGTLPILCCDTCHQLHAAHCPALPACRPCHVLRVLRGDTQRRLWLQRAQVDTLLYEGPGARP; translated from the exons ATGGGTAGCCCCGCCCCGCCTGGAGATGCCCCGCCCCGTCAAAGGTCGCCCCGCCCCGCGGCCGGCCCCGGCACCCATATCCCGGCGGCCTGGCGCTCCCGACGGCCCCGCTCCGGAGGTCTGCGACCGCGGCAGAAGAGCACCTCGGTGCCCGCCCCCCGTAGGACGGGCTGCTGGGACAGAGCCATTTATCCAGTGCTCGCTGTGTGCCTCCGGTCCTCCGCACCGTGGGGAGACGGGCGACGCAGGGACAGGTGGCCGTACAG GATGGGCAGCAGCTCGCTGTCCGAGGACTACCGCCTGTGCCTGGAGCGCGAACTGCGGCGCGGCCGCGCGGGCGTGTGCGGGGACCCATCACTGCGCGCCGTGCTCTGGCAGATCCTGGTGGAAGACTTCGACTTGCACGGGGCGCTGCAGGATGACGCGCTGGCACTGCTCACCGATGGCCTGTGGGGCCGCGCTGACCTGGCCCCCGCGCTGCGCGGCCTGGCCCGCGCCTTTGAGCTGCTGGAGTTGGCCGCAGTCCACCTGTATCTGCTGCCCTGGAGGAAGGAGTTCACCACCATCAAG ACCTTCTCAGGGGGCTACGTGCACGTGCTGAAGGGTGCACTCTCGGAGGACCTCCTCATCCAGAGCTTCCAGAAGATGGGCTACGTGCGTGGGGACAACCACCGCCTCATGgtggccgccccgccccctgcctgCCAGCTGGTCCAAGTGGCCCTGGGCTGCTTCGCCCTGCGGCTGGAATGCGAGATCCTCAGTGAGGTGCTGGCACAGCTGGGCACCAGCGTGCTTCCGGCTGAGGAACTGCTGCAGGCTCGGCGGGCCAGTGCGGACGTGGCCTCCTGTGTGGCCCGGCTGCAGCAGCGACTGGCCCGGGAGGAGGAGCCACCGCCCCTGCCCCCCCGAGGCTCCCCGACTGTGTACCAGGCCCAGCTGGACCTGTACCGGGACCTGCAGGAAGACCAGGGCTCGGAGGAGGCCAGCCTGTATGGGGGGCCCTCACCAGGCCTGGACTCACCCAGCTCAGAGCTGACCTACCGGCCTCTGTTCTGGGAGCAGAGCGCCAAACTCTGGGGGGCAGGGAGCGAGGCCTGGGAGCCAGCGGAGGCCAGCAGCCCGCCCTATGGGcccttggaggaggaggaggagctggagcctgaggccttctccttcctctcactGCGCCAAGAGCTGCTGAGTCAGCCCAGAGATGCAATGACTCCCGAgagccccaggagccctgagCAGACCAGCCCCCCACGTGTGCACAGGCCTGTCCCCGAGCCCCCAGGCTACCAGGCTCACAGCTGCCTAGCCCCTGGCACCCTGCCCATTCTCTGCTGTGACACATGCCATCAGCTGCATGCTGCCCACtgtcctgccctgcctgcctgccgccCATGCCATGTGCTGCGTGTACTACGTGGGGACACCCAGCGGCGCCTGTGGCTGCAGCGAGCACAGGTGGACACCCTGCTCTACGAGGGCCCTGGGGCCCGGCCATAG
- the SPATA2L gene encoding spermatogenesis-associated protein 2-like protein isoform X2 gives MGGAGPGGSALLLERPELSGGRRGTDGDEMGSSSLSEDYRLCLERELRRGRAGVCGDPSLRAVLWQILVEDFDLHGALQDDALALLTDGLWGRADLAPALRGLARAFELLELAAVHLYLLPWRKEFTTIKTFSGGYVHVLKGALSEDLLIQSFQKMGYVRGDNHRLMVAAPPPACQLVQVALGCFALRLECEILSEVLAQLGTSVLPAEELLQARRASADVASCVARLQQRLAREEEPPPLPPRGSPTVYQAQLDLYRDLQEDQGSEEASLYGGPSPGLDSPSSELTYRPLFWEQSAKLWGAGSEAWEPAEASSPPYGPLEEEEELEPEAFSFLSLRQELLSQPRDAMTPESPRSPEQTSPPRVHRPVPEPPGYQAHSCLAPGTLPILCCDTCHQLHAAHCPALPACRPCHVLRVLRGDTQRRLWLQRAQVDTLLYEGPGARP, from the exons ATGGGCGGAGCCGGCCCTGGCGGAAGCGCGCTGCTGCTGGAGAGGCCGGAGCTGAGCGGCGGGCGCCGGGGGACAGATGGGGATGA GATGGGCAGCAGCTCGCTGTCCGAGGACTACCGCCTGTGCCTGGAGCGCGAACTGCGGCGCGGCCGCGCGGGCGTGTGCGGGGACCCATCACTGCGCGCCGTGCTCTGGCAGATCCTGGTGGAAGACTTCGACTTGCACGGGGCGCTGCAGGATGACGCGCTGGCACTGCTCACCGATGGCCTGTGGGGCCGCGCTGACCTGGCCCCCGCGCTGCGCGGCCTGGCCCGCGCCTTTGAGCTGCTGGAGTTGGCCGCAGTCCACCTGTATCTGCTGCCCTGGAGGAAGGAGTTCACCACCATCAAG ACCTTCTCAGGGGGCTACGTGCACGTGCTGAAGGGTGCACTCTCGGAGGACCTCCTCATCCAGAGCTTCCAGAAGATGGGCTACGTGCGTGGGGACAACCACCGCCTCATGgtggccgccccgccccctgcctgCCAGCTGGTCCAAGTGGCCCTGGGCTGCTTCGCCCTGCGGCTGGAATGCGAGATCCTCAGTGAGGTGCTGGCACAGCTGGGCACCAGCGTGCTTCCGGCTGAGGAACTGCTGCAGGCTCGGCGGGCCAGTGCGGACGTGGCCTCCTGTGTGGCCCGGCTGCAGCAGCGACTGGCCCGGGAGGAGGAGCCACCGCCCCTGCCCCCCCGAGGCTCCCCGACTGTGTACCAGGCCCAGCTGGACCTGTACCGGGACCTGCAGGAAGACCAGGGCTCGGAGGAGGCCAGCCTGTATGGGGGGCCCTCACCAGGCCTGGACTCACCCAGCTCAGAGCTGACCTACCGGCCTCTGTTCTGGGAGCAGAGCGCCAAACTCTGGGGGGCAGGGAGCGAGGCCTGGGAGCCAGCGGAGGCCAGCAGCCCGCCCTATGGGcccttggaggaggaggaggagctggagcctgaggccttctccttcctctcactGCGCCAAGAGCTGCTGAGTCAGCCCAGAGATGCAATGACTCCCGAgagccccaggagccctgagCAGACCAGCCCCCCACGTGTGCACAGGCCTGTCCCCGAGCCCCCAGGCTACCAGGCTCACAGCTGCCTAGCCCCTGGCACCCTGCCCATTCTCTGCTGTGACACATGCCATCAGCTGCATGCTGCCCACtgtcctgccctgcctgcctgccgccCATGCCATGTGCTGCGTGTACTACGTGGGGACACCCAGCGGCGCCTGTGGCTGCAGCGAGCACAGGTGGACACCCTGCTCTACGAGGGCCCTGGGGCCCGGCCATAG
- the SPATA2L gene encoding spermatogenesis-associated protein 2-like protein isoform X6 — protein sequence MGSSSLSEDYRLCLERELRRGRAGVCGDPSLRAVLWQILVEDFDLHGALQDDALALLTDGLWGRADLAPALRGLARAFELLELAAVHLYLLPWRKEFTTIKTFSGGYVHVLKGALSEDLLIQSFQKMGYVRGDNHRLMVAAPPPACQLVQVALGCFALRLECEILSEVLAQLGTSVLPAEELLQARRASADVASCVARLQQRLAREEEPPPLPPRGSPTVYQAQLDLYRDLQEDQGSEEASLYGGPSPGLDSPSSELTYRPLFWEQSAKLWGAGSEAWEPAEASSPPYGPLEEEEELEPEAFSFLSLRQELLSQPRDAMTPESPRSPEQTSPPRVHRPVPEPPGYQAHSCLAPGTLPILCCDTCHQLHAAHCPALPACRPCHVLRVLRGDTQRRLWLQRAQVDTLLYEGPGARP from the exons ATGGGCAGCAGCTCGCTGTCCGAGGACTACCGCCTGTGCCTGGAGCGCGAACTGCGGCGCGGCCGCGCGGGCGTGTGCGGGGACCCATCACTGCGCGCCGTGCTCTGGCAGATCCTGGTGGAAGACTTCGACTTGCACGGGGCGCTGCAGGATGACGCGCTGGCACTGCTCACCGATGGCCTGTGGGGCCGCGCTGACCTGGCCCCCGCGCTGCGCGGCCTGGCCCGCGCCTTTGAGCTGCTGGAGTTGGCCGCAGTCCACCTGTATCTGCTGCCCTGGAGGAAGGAGTTCACCACCATCAAG ACCTTCTCAGGGGGCTACGTGCACGTGCTGAAGGGTGCACTCTCGGAGGACCTCCTCATCCAGAGCTTCCAGAAGATGGGCTACGTGCGTGGGGACAACCACCGCCTCATGgtggccgccccgccccctgcctgCCAGCTGGTCCAAGTGGCCCTGGGCTGCTTCGCCCTGCGGCTGGAATGCGAGATCCTCAGTGAGGTGCTGGCACAGCTGGGCACCAGCGTGCTTCCGGCTGAGGAACTGCTGCAGGCTCGGCGGGCCAGTGCGGACGTGGCCTCCTGTGTGGCCCGGCTGCAGCAGCGACTGGCCCGGGAGGAGGAGCCACCGCCCCTGCCCCCCCGAGGCTCCCCGACTGTGTACCAGGCCCAGCTGGACCTGTACCGGGACCTGCAGGAAGACCAGGGCTCGGAGGAGGCCAGCCTGTATGGGGGGCCCTCACCAGGCCTGGACTCACCCAGCTCAGAGCTGACCTACCGGCCTCTGTTCTGGGAGCAGAGCGCCAAACTCTGGGGGGCAGGGAGCGAGGCCTGGGAGCCAGCGGAGGCCAGCAGCCCGCCCTATGGGcccttggaggaggaggaggagctggagcctgaggccttctccttcctctcactGCGCCAAGAGCTGCTGAGTCAGCCCAGAGATGCAATGACTCCCGAgagccccaggagccctgagCAGACCAGCCCCCCACGTGTGCACAGGCCTGTCCCCGAGCCCCCAGGCTACCAGGCTCACAGCTGCCTAGCCCCTGGCACCCTGCCCATTCTCTGCTGTGACACATGCCATCAGCTGCATGCTGCCCACtgtcctgccctgcctgcctgccgccCATGCCATGTGCTGCGTGTACTACGTGGGGACACCCAGCGGCGCCTGTGGCTGCAGCGAGCACAGGTGGACACCCTGCTCTACGAGGGCCCTGGGGCCCGGCCATAG